A single region of the Plantactinospora soyae genome encodes:
- a CDS encoding COX15/CtaA family protein: protein MADVSRFGEFSGKPTLSRLALASVVGNVLIVGTGGAVRLTKSGLGCPTWPRCTDESYVATSEMGVHGVIEFGNRLLTFALAAVVIAGVVAAWRQRPRRRPLRLLAVAAAFGIPAQAMVGGLTVLTNLNPWVVGLHFLASMAVIAAAFAFWRRTLEPDDPARPTVPTPLRGLAWVVAGVTAAVLVVGTWVTGSGPHSGDAGAARNDLDPETISQVHADMVFLLLGLAIALWFALRAVRAPAGALRAAGLLLLAILGQGLIGFVQYLTGLPVLLVGAHMLGSCLVWLAALAVLWSTRERRPAGIAETPQPHLATASV, encoded by the coding sequence ATGGCCGACGTGAGCCGATTCGGCGAATTCTCTGGCAAACCCACCCTATCGCGGTTGGCGCTCGCCTCCGTGGTGGGGAACGTCCTGATCGTCGGCACCGGCGGCGCGGTCCGACTGACCAAATCCGGTCTCGGCTGCCCGACCTGGCCCCGCTGTACGGACGAGTCGTACGTGGCGACCAGCGAGATGGGCGTACACGGGGTGATCGAGTTCGGCAACCGGCTGCTCACCTTCGCCCTCGCCGCCGTGGTCATCGCCGGAGTGGTCGCGGCGTGGCGGCAGCGCCCCCGCCGCCGGCCCCTGCGGCTGCTCGCCGTCGCCGCCGCCTTCGGCATCCCGGCGCAGGCGATGGTCGGCGGCCTGACCGTGCTCACCAACCTCAACCCGTGGGTGGTCGGGCTGCACTTCCTGGCCTCCATGGCCGTCATCGCGGCGGCCTTCGCGTTCTGGCGGCGCACCCTCGAACCGGACGACCCGGCCCGGCCGACCGTGCCCACCCCGCTGCGCGGGCTCGCCTGGGTCGTCGCCGGGGTGACCGCGGCGGTCCTGGTGGTCGGCACCTGGGTGACCGGAAGCGGACCGCACTCCGGCGACGCGGGCGCGGCCCGCAACGACCTGGACCCGGAGACGATCTCCCAGGTGCACGCCGACATGGTGTTCCTGCTGCTCGGCCTCGCCATCGCGCTGTGGTTCGCCCTGCGGGCCGTACGCGCCCCCGCCGGGGCACTCCGGGCGGCCGGCCTGCTCCTGCTGGCCATCCTGGGCCAGGGCCTGATCGGCTTCGTGCAGTACCTCACCGGGCTGCCGGTCCTGCTGGTCGGCGCGCACATGCTCGGCTCCTGCCTGGTCTGGCTGGCCGCGCTGGCGGTGCTCTGGTCGACCCGGGAACGCCGGCCAGCCGGCATCGCCGAGACACCGCAGCCGCACCTCGCCACCGCATCGGTGTAA
- the sufD gene encoding Fe-S cluster assembly protein SufD — MTTEAFAPTAPGGPQTKAQTLRSYDVGDFPALTGLEEEWRFTPLKRLRGLADDGFTPTDGRLRYEVDALPDGVTFGGVHEGDARIGSVLTPFDRISALAHGRAAEAVVIAVAPETRPAEPVSVRLVGQGADGASFGHTFVDVGRFAEVTLVLEQTGSVTLADNVEVAVAEGAKLTLVTVADWAPDSVQAQHLKVKLGRDAKVTHVQVTLGGELVRQYTSVEYTGRGGEAELYGLYFADAGQHLEHRQLVDHSVPDCRSYVGYRGALQGASAHTVWVGDVLIRAAATGTDTYEINRNLVLTEGARADSVPNLEIETGEVAGAGHASTTGRFDDEQLFYLMARGIPEDQARKLVVRGFFAELLNKIPAEALRDRLGEQIEVRLSKAAV; from the coding sequence ATGACTACCGAAGCATTCGCGCCCACGGCACCAGGCGGGCCGCAGACCAAGGCGCAGACGCTCCGCTCCTACGACGTCGGCGACTTCCCGGCCCTCACCGGTCTGGAGGAGGAGTGGCGGTTCACTCCGCTCAAGCGGCTGCGTGGACTGGCCGACGACGGGTTCACCCCGACCGACGGCCGGCTGCGCTACGAGGTCGACGCGCTGCCGGACGGAGTGACGTTCGGCGGCGTGCACGAGGGTGACGCCCGGATCGGCAGCGTGCTGACCCCGTTCGACCGGATCAGCGCGCTGGCCCACGGCCGGGCGGCCGAGGCGGTCGTCATCGCGGTGGCCCCGGAGACCCGGCCGGCGGAACCGGTGTCGGTCCGGCTGGTCGGGCAGGGCGCCGACGGTGCCTCGTTCGGGCACACCTTCGTCGACGTCGGCCGGTTCGCCGAGGTGACCCTGGTGCTGGAGCAGACCGGCTCGGTGACCCTGGCCGACAACGTCGAGGTGGCGGTCGCCGAGGGCGCGAAGCTCACCCTGGTCACGGTCGCCGACTGGGCGCCGGACTCGGTGCAGGCCCAGCACCTGAAGGTCAAGCTGGGCCGGGACGCCAAGGTGACGCACGTACAGGTCACCCTCGGCGGGGAGCTGGTCCGGCAGTACACCAGCGTGGAGTACACCGGTCGGGGCGGCGAGGCCGAGCTGTACGGCCTCTACTTCGCCGACGCCGGGCAGCACCTGGAGCACCGGCAGCTCGTCGACCACAGCGTGCCGGACTGCCGCAGCTACGTCGGCTACCGGGGCGCGTTGCAGGGCGCCAGCGCGCACACCGTCTGGGTCGGCGACGTGCTGATCCGGGCGGCGGCCACCGGCACCGACACCTACGAGATCAACCGCAACCTGGTGCTGACCGAGGGCGCCCGCGCCGACTCGGTGCCCAACCTGGAGATCGAGACCGGCGAGGTGGCCGGTGCTGGCCACGCCAGCACCACCGGACGGTTCGACGACGAGCAGTTGTTCTACCTGATGGCCCGGGGAATTCCGGAGGACCAGGCGCGCAAGCTGGTCGTCCGGGGCTTCTTCGCCGAGCTGCTGAACAAGATCCCGGCCGAGGCGCTGCGCGACCGGCTCGGCGAGCAGATCGAGGTACGGCTCAGCAAGGCCGCCGTCTGA
- the sufB gene encoding Fe-S cluster assembly protein SufB, whose product MTEQIVQPLTQEEQLAALGRYEYGWADSDVAGTSAQRGLSEAVVRDISAKKNEPAWMLDLRLKGLRLFGRKPMPNWGADLSGIHFDNIKYFVRSTEKQAASWEDLPEEIKNTYDRLGIPEAEKQRLVAGVAAQYESEVVYHKIREDLEEQGVLFLDTDTALKEHEDVFKEYFGTVIPVGDNKFAALNTSVWSGGSFIYVPKGVQVEIPLQAYFRINTENMGQFERTLIIVDEGAYVHYVEGCTAPIYSSDSLHSAVVEIIVKKNARCRYTTIQNWSNNVYNLVTKRAVCHEGATMEWIDGNIGSKVTMKYPAVYMTGEHAKGEVLSVAMAGEGQHQDAGAKMVHAAPHTSSTIVSKSIARGGGRTSYRGLVQVLEGSHHSRSTVKCDALLVDAISRSDTYPYVDIREDDVSMGHEATVSKVSEDQLFYLMSRGMTEDEAMAMIVRGFIEPIAKELPMEYALELNRLIELQMEGAVG is encoded by the coding sequence ATGACCGAGCAGATCGTCCAGCCCCTGACGCAGGAGGAGCAGCTCGCCGCCCTGGGACGCTACGAGTACGGCTGGGCCGACTCCGACGTGGCCGGCACGAGCGCCCAGCGCGGCCTCAGTGAGGCGGTGGTACGGGACATCTCCGCCAAGAAGAACGAGCCGGCCTGGATGCTCGACCTCCGGTTGAAGGGACTGCGGCTGTTCGGGCGCAAGCCGATGCCGAACTGGGGCGCCGACCTGAGCGGGATCCACTTCGACAACATCAAGTACTTCGTCCGCTCCACGGAGAAGCAGGCCGCCAGCTGGGAGGACCTGCCCGAGGAGATCAAGAACACCTACGACCGGCTGGGCATCCCGGAGGCCGAGAAGCAGCGGCTGGTCGCCGGTGTCGCCGCCCAGTACGAGTCCGAGGTGGTCTACCACAAGATCCGCGAGGACCTTGAGGAGCAGGGCGTCCTCTTCCTGGACACGGACACCGCGCTCAAGGAGCACGAGGACGTCTTCAAGGAGTACTTCGGCACGGTGATCCCGGTCGGCGACAACAAGTTCGCCGCGCTCAACACCTCGGTCTGGTCCGGTGGCTCGTTCATCTACGTGCCCAAGGGCGTGCAGGTGGAGATCCCGCTGCAGGCGTACTTCCGGATCAACACGGAGAACATGGGCCAGTTCGAGCGGACGCTGATCATCGTCGACGAGGGCGCGTACGTGCACTACGTCGAGGGTTGCACCGCGCCGATCTACTCCTCCGACTCGCTGCACAGCGCGGTCGTCGAGATCATCGTGAAGAAGAACGCGCGCTGCCGCTACACGACCATCCAGAACTGGTCGAACAACGTCTACAACCTGGTCACCAAGCGGGCGGTCTGCCACGAGGGCGCGACCATGGAGTGGATCGACGGCAACATCGGCTCCAAGGTCACCATGAAGTACCCGGCGGTCTACATGACCGGCGAGCACGCCAAGGGCGAGGTGCTCTCGGTGGCGATGGCCGGCGAGGGGCAGCACCAGGACGCGGGCGCCAAGATGGTGCACGCCGCCCCGCACACGTCGAGCACGATCGTCTCCAAGTCGATCGCCCGGGGCGGTGGCCGGACCTCCTACCGGGGCCTGGTCCAGGTGCTGGAGGGTTCGCACCACAGCCGGTCGACGGTGAAGTGCGACGCGCTGCTGGTGGACGCGATCTCCCGCTCGGACACCTATCCGTACGTCGACATCCGCGAGGACGACGTGTCGATGGGGCACGAGGCGACCGTCTCCAAGGTCAGCGAGGACCAGCTCTTCTACCTGATGAGCCGGGGCATGACCGAGGACGAGGCGATGGCGATGATCGTGCGCGGCTTCATCGAGCCGATCGCCAAGGAACTCCCGATGGAGTACGCCCTGGAACTCAACCGGCTGATCGAGCTGCAGATGGAGGGCGCGGTCGGCTGA
- a CDS encoding helix-turn-helix transcriptional regulator, with the protein MKNLAVYSEQEQATEPVAGPVVAAGPVGGPDGRTTRDRVTQLLLEHGAATAAQLGTELGLGSAAIRRHLDSMLADGEVIARDQAVRGQRGRGRPAKLFRLTDSGRRRCGTHTYDGMATAALRWISRQGGPDAVGAFAAEQVSALEARCRAAMEGAGNDPLARAEALAEALTAEGYAANASTIASGGQLCQHHCPVAHVAAEFPQLCEAETAVISRLVGTHVQRLATIAHGDGVCTTHIPAQSIHSVINVRTDR; encoded by the coding sequence GTGAAAAACCTGGCGGTGTACTCCGAGCAGGAGCAGGCGACCGAGCCGGTCGCCGGTCCTGTCGTCGCCGCCGGTCCGGTCGGCGGGCCTGACGGGCGTACCACCCGGGACCGGGTGACCCAGTTGCTGCTGGAGCACGGTGCGGCGACCGCCGCCCAGCTCGGTACGGAACTGGGTCTCGGCTCCGCGGCCATCCGCCGACACCTCGACTCGATGCTGGCCGACGGCGAGGTCATCGCCCGTGACCAGGCCGTACGCGGCCAGCGTGGTCGGGGACGGCCCGCCAAGTTGTTCCGGCTCACCGACTCGGGGCGGCGACGCTGCGGCACGCACACCTACGACGGGATGGCCACCGCCGCACTGCGCTGGATCTCCCGGCAGGGCGGCCCGGACGCGGTGGGCGCGTTCGCCGCCGAGCAGGTCTCCGCGCTGGAGGCCCGCTGCCGGGCGGCCATGGAGGGCGCCGGGAACGATCCGCTGGCCAGGGCCGAGGCACTTGCCGAGGCGCTCACCGCGGAGGGATACGCTGCCAACGCGTCCACGATCGCCTCCGGTGGCCAGTTGTGCCAGCACCACTGCCCGGTGGCCCACGTGGCCGCGGAGTTTCCCCAGCTGTGCGAGGCCGAGACGGCGGTCATCTCCCGCCTGGTCGGCACCCACGTGCAGCGCCTGGCCACCATCGCCCACGGTGACGGAGTGTGCACCACGCACATTCCGGCCCAGTCGATACATTCCGTCATCAATGTGAGGACAGATAGATGA
- a CDS encoding heme o synthase, protein MSTITERPATGGAPSAGTTADREVSRRADAAARIRAYVALTKPRIVELLLITTVPTMMLAADGLPSLWLVAVVLLGGSLAAGAANALNCYIDRDIDQLMQRTKRRPLPTHTVAPRNALVFGLVLAVISVTLMAVFTNWLATALTLAAIVYYDVVYTMWLKRNTSQNTFWGGICGSAPVLIGWAAVTGSLAPRAWGLFAVVFFWQLPHFYALAIKFKDDYRRAGIPMLPVVASIRRVNLEIVFYTWLTVLTSVLLWPLGMGPVYGITALAAGGMFIAESHRLSQRSRRGESLKPMRLFHWSITYLTILFAAVAVDALL, encoded by the coding sequence GTGAGCACGATCACCGAGCGCCCCGCGACCGGCGGTGCCCCGAGTGCGGGGACGACGGCCGACCGCGAGGTGTCCCGGCGCGCTGACGCCGCGGCCCGGATCAGGGCGTACGTCGCGCTGACCAAGCCGCGGATCGTCGAGCTGCTGCTCATCACCACCGTGCCGACGATGATGCTGGCCGCCGACGGCCTGCCGTCGCTCTGGCTGGTCGCCGTGGTGCTGCTGGGCGGCTCGCTGGCCGCCGGTGCCGCCAACGCGCTCAACTGCTACATCGACCGGGACATCGACCAGTTGATGCAGCGGACCAAGCGTCGCCCGTTGCCGACGCACACCGTCGCGCCGCGCAACGCGCTGGTCTTCGGGCTGGTGCTGGCGGTGATCTCGGTGACCCTGATGGCGGTCTTCACCAACTGGCTGGCCACCGCGCTGACCCTGGCCGCGATCGTCTACTACGACGTCGTCTACACGATGTGGCTCAAGCGGAACACGTCGCAGAACACCTTCTGGGGCGGCATCTGCGGCTCGGCACCGGTGCTGATCGGCTGGGCCGCGGTGACCGGGTCGCTGGCGCCGCGCGCCTGGGGGCTCTTCGCGGTGGTGTTCTTCTGGCAGTTGCCGCACTTCTACGCGTTGGCGATCAAGTTCAAGGACGACTACCGCCGGGCCGGCATTCCGATGCTGCCGGTGGTGGCCTCGATCCGCCGGGTCAACCTGGAGATCGTCTTTTACACCTGGCTGACGGTGCTGACCTCGGTGCTGCTGTGGCCGCTGGGCATGGGCCCGGTCTACGGCATCACGGCCCTGGCGGCCGGCGGGATGTTCATCGCGGAGTCCCACCGGCTGAGCCAGCGGTCCCGGCGCGGCGAGTCGTTGAAGCCGATGCGGCTGTTCCACTGGTCCATCACGTATCTCACGATCCTCTTCGCCGCCGTCGCGGTGGACGCGCTGCTCTGA
- a CDS encoding non-heme iron oxygenase ferredoxin subunit: MIRICSTEDVPKGTAIQADVDGTEVAVVHAEDGNFYAVRDECSHAAVALSEGEVDGCSLECWLHGSRFDLRTGEPTGLPATEPVPVYPVEIRDGDIYLSLTPSNGVSAP, from the coding sequence ATGATCCGGATCTGTTCGACCGAGGACGTGCCGAAGGGCACCGCCATCCAGGCGGACGTCGACGGCACCGAGGTCGCCGTCGTACACGCCGAGGACGGCAACTTCTACGCCGTACGCGACGAGTGCTCGCACGCCGCGGTCGCGCTCTCCGAGGGCGAGGTCGACGGCTGTTCCCTGGAGTGCTGGCTGCACGGCTCCCGCTTCGACCTGCGTACCGGTGAGCCCACCGGGCTGCCGGCGACCGAACCCGTACCCGTATACCCCGTCGAGATCCGCGACGGCGACATCTACCTGAGTCTCACGCCGAGTAATGGAGTTTCCGCGCCATGA
- a CDS encoding ATP-grasp domain-containing protein, with protein sequence MSDNRAARGKPRVALITCAELPELDPDDRLLSAPLADRGISVEPVVWDSAEVDWAGYRLAVLRSPWDYPSRRAEFVAWAETVPALANPADLVRWNTDKRYLRELAAAGVPTAPTTWLDPNADWNDPPATGEYVLKPAIGAGSLDTGRYDLANVEHRQLALAHVKRLHAAGRQVMVQPYLSAVDSAGETALLFFAGPDGLRFSHAIRKGPMLLGPDYGAEGLFRAEQISPRTPEEAELAVAERVLAALPGGPGRPLYARVDLIPGPDGAPVLVEVELTEPSLFLAHDPGAAERFADAIAARVR encoded by the coding sequence TTGTCCGATAACCGCGCGGCCCGGGGTAAGCCCCGGGTCGCTCTCATTACCTGTGCCGAACTACCGGAACTGGATCCGGACGACCGACTGTTGTCGGCCCCGCTCGCCGATCGCGGCATATCGGTGGAGCCGGTGGTCTGGGACAGCGCCGAGGTGGACTGGGCCGGCTACCGCCTCGCGGTGCTCCGGTCGCCCTGGGACTACCCGTCGAGGCGGGCCGAGTTCGTCGCCTGGGCCGAGACGGTGCCCGCGCTGGCGAACCCGGCCGACCTGGTCCGGTGGAACACCGACAAGCGGTACCTGCGCGAGCTGGCCGCCGCCGGAGTGCCCACCGCGCCGACCACCTGGCTGGATCCGAACGCCGACTGGAACGATCCACCGGCCACCGGCGAGTACGTCCTCAAACCCGCGATCGGGGCCGGCAGCCTCGACACCGGCCGCTACGACCTGGCGAACGTCGAGCACCGGCAACTGGCCCTGGCCCACGTCAAGCGGCTCCACGCGGCCGGGCGGCAGGTCATGGTGCAGCCCTACCTGAGCGCGGTGGACAGCGCGGGCGAGACGGCGCTGCTGTTCTTCGCCGGCCCCGACGGCCTGCGGTTCAGCCACGCGATCCGGAAGGGGCCGATGCTCCTCGGTCCGGACTACGGCGCCGAGGGGCTGTTCCGGGCGGAGCAGATCAGCCCGCGTACCCCGGAGGAGGCCGAGTTGGCGGTCGCCGAACGGGTGCTCGCGGCACTGCCCGGCGGGCCGGGCCGGCCGCTCTACGCCCGGGTGGACCTGATCCCGGGCCCGGACGGGGCGCCGGTGCTGGTCGAGGTCGAACTCACCGAGCCGTCACTCTTCCTGGCCCACGACCCGGGCGCGGCGGAGCGCTTCGCCGACGCCATCGCCGCCCGGGTGCGCTGA
- a CDS encoding cysteine desulfurase, translating into MTTIAIPPGMPQYDDVPRFDVEAVRADFPILGREVNGHPLVYLDSANTSQKPRQVLDALREHYERHNGNVSRSVHTVGTEATEAYEGARGKVAAFINAPSPDEVVFTKNSTEAINLVAYAFSNASVGTGGDPRFRLGPGDEIVISEMEHHSNIVPWQLLCERTGATLRWFGVTDGGRLDESNLEELVNERTRLVSFVHMSNILGTINATARITERVRQVGALLLLDCSQSVPHLPIDVVDLDADFIAFTGHKMCAPSGIGVLWGRGELLAAMPPVFGGGSMIETVTMAGSTYAAPPARFEAGTPPIAEAVALGAAVDYLSGIGMRAIQWHEKELTAYALDALDTVPGLRIFGPTVPIGRGGTISFALDGIHPHDVGQVLDAQGVEVRVGHHCARPVCVRFGVPATTRASFYLYTTTSEVDALVRGLEQVRKVFG; encoded by the coding sequence ATGACCACGATCGCGATCCCACCGGGGATGCCACAGTACGACGACGTGCCGCGGTTCGACGTGGAGGCGGTACGGGCGGACTTCCCGATCCTGGGTCGCGAGGTCAACGGCCACCCGCTGGTCTACCTGGACAGCGCGAACACCTCGCAGAAGCCCCGCCAGGTGCTCGACGCGCTGCGGGAGCACTACGAGCGGCACAACGGCAACGTCTCCCGCTCGGTGCACACCGTCGGGACCGAGGCGACGGAGGCGTACGAGGGGGCCCGGGGCAAGGTCGCGGCGTTCATCAACGCGCCGAGCCCGGACGAGGTGGTGTTCACCAAGAACTCCACCGAGGCGATCAACCTGGTCGCGTACGCCTTCTCGAACGCCTCGGTCGGCACCGGCGGTGACCCCCGGTTCCGGCTCGGCCCCGGCGACGAGATCGTGATCTCCGAGATGGAGCACCACTCGAACATCGTGCCGTGGCAGCTGCTCTGCGAGCGGACCGGCGCCACGCTGCGTTGGTTCGGCGTCACCGACGGGGGCCGGCTCGACGAGTCGAACCTGGAGGAGTTGGTCAACGAGCGGACCAGGCTGGTCTCGTTCGTGCACATGTCCAACATCCTCGGCACGATCAACGCCACCGCCCGGATCACCGAGCGGGTCCGCCAGGTCGGCGCGCTGCTGCTGCTCGACTGCTCGCAGTCGGTGCCGCACCTGCCGATCGACGTGGTCGACCTGGACGCCGACTTCATCGCCTTCACCGGGCACAAGATGTGCGCGCCGAGCGGCATCGGCGTGTTGTGGGGCCGAGGCGAGCTGCTGGCCGCGATGCCGCCGGTGTTCGGCGGTGGTTCGATGATCGAGACGGTCACCATGGCCGGCTCGACGTACGCGGCGCCGCCGGCCCGGTTCGAGGCGGGTACTCCGCCGATCGCCGAGGCGGTGGCGCTGGGCGCGGCGGTGGACTACCTGTCCGGGATCGGGATGCGGGCGATCCAGTGGCACGAGAAGGAGCTGACGGCGTACGCGCTGGACGCCCTGGACACGGTGCCCGGGTTGCGGATCTTCGGGCCGACGGTGCCGATCGGCCGGGGTGGCACCATCTCGTTCGCACTGGACGGCATCCACCCGCACGACGTGGGTCAGGTGCTGGACGCCCAGGGTGTCGAGGTACGGGTCGGCCATCACTGTGCGCGACCGGTCTGCGTACGGTTCGGCGTACCGGCGACCACCCGCGCCTCGTTTTACCTGTACACCACGACCAGCGAGGTCGACGCCCTGGTGCGCGGGCTGGAACAGGTACGGAAGGTGTTCGGGTAA
- the tkt gene encoding transketolase, with translation MADNRPAQDSLSWSDLDQRAVDTARVLAIDAVEKSGNGHPGTAMSLAPAAYLLFNRVMRHDPTDPDWTGRDRFVLSAGHSSLTLYVQLYLSGYGLGLSDLKSLRQWGSLTPGHPEHGHTRGVETTTGPLGQGLGNAVGMAMAARRERGLLDPDAPAGTSPFDHHIWCIASDGDIEEGISHEASALAGHQKLGNLVLIYDDNEISIEDDTRIAKSEDVSARYAAYGWHVQTVDWRTGDADQGDYHENLEELYAALLAAKAETDRPSFIALRTIIGWPAPTKQNTGKIHGSALGADEVAATKKLLGFDPGQHFEVDDEVLAHARQVLERGRTAHTEWETGYQSWAGANPEGKALHDRLASRTLPTGWTDALPEFPADAKGIATRAASGKVLQALAPVLPELWGGSADLAESNNTTMEGEPSFIPSEYATKAFPGNEYGRVLHFGIREHAMGAILNGIALHGGTRPYGGTFLVFSDYMRPAVRLAALMKLPVTYVWTHDSIGLGEDGPTHQPVEHLTALRAIPGLDVIRPADANETAWAWRRALEQTDRPAALALSRQPLPTLDRSELAGADQTAKGGYVLAEASNAQPEVILMGTGSEVQLCLTARDRLEADGTPTRVVSMPCQEWFREQDSAYQESVLPRDVKARVSVEAGIAMSWRDLIGDAGEAVSLEHYGASAPHTVLFEQFGFTPDRIVAAAHASLTRIGSITGTTTGN, from the coding sequence GTGGCTGACAATCGACCCGCCCAAGACTCGCTGAGCTGGTCCGATCTCGACCAGCGTGCCGTCGACACCGCCCGCGTGCTGGCCATAGACGCCGTCGAGAAATCCGGCAACGGCCATCCGGGTACGGCGATGAGTCTCGCGCCCGCCGCCTACCTGCTGTTCAACCGGGTGATGCGGCACGACCCGACCGACCCCGACTGGACCGGCCGGGACCGGTTCGTCCTCTCCGCAGGGCACAGCAGCCTCACGCTCTACGTCCAGCTCTACCTCAGCGGTTACGGGCTGGGCCTGAGCGACCTCAAGTCGTTGCGCCAGTGGGGATCCCTGACCCCGGGCCACCCCGAGCACGGTCACACCCGGGGAGTCGAGACCACCACCGGCCCGCTCGGCCAGGGGCTCGGCAACGCCGTCGGAATGGCGATGGCGGCCCGCCGGGAACGCGGCCTGCTGGACCCGGACGCCCCGGCCGGCACCTCGCCGTTCGACCACCACATCTGGTGCATCGCCTCGGACGGCGACATCGAGGAGGGGATCAGCCACGAGGCCAGCGCGCTCGCCGGACACCAGAAGCTCGGCAACCTCGTCCTGATCTACGACGACAACGAGATCTCGATCGAGGACGACACCCGGATCGCCAAGAGCGAGGACGTCTCCGCCCGGTACGCCGCGTACGGCTGGCACGTGCAGACCGTGGACTGGCGTACCGGCGACGCGGACCAGGGCGACTACCACGAGAACCTCGAGGAGCTGTACGCCGCGCTGCTCGCCGCGAAGGCGGAGACCGACCGGCCCTCGTTCATCGCGCTGCGCACCATCATCGGCTGGCCGGCCCCGACCAAGCAGAACACCGGCAAGATCCACGGCTCGGCGCTCGGTGCCGACGAGGTGGCCGCGACCAAGAAGCTGCTCGGCTTCGACCCGGGGCAGCACTTCGAGGTCGACGACGAGGTGCTGGCGCACGCCCGGCAGGTGCTCGAACGCGGCCGGACCGCACACACCGAGTGGGAGACCGGGTACCAGTCGTGGGCCGGGGCGAACCCGGAGGGTAAGGCGCTGCACGACCGGCTGGCCAGCCGTACGCTGCCGACCGGCTGGACCGACGCGCTGCCCGAGTTCCCGGCCGACGCCAAGGGCATCGCCACCCGGGCCGCCTCCGGCAAGGTGCTCCAGGCCCTCGCCCCGGTGCTGCCGGAACTCTGGGGCGGCTCCGCCGACCTGGCCGAGAGCAACAACACCACGATGGAGGGCGAGCCCTCCTTCATCCCCAGCGAGTACGCGACCAAGGCGTTCCCGGGCAACGAGTACGGCCGGGTCCTGCACTTCGGCATCCGCGAGCACGCCATGGGTGCGATCCTGAACGGTATCGCCCTGCACGGCGGCACCCGGCCGTACGGCGGCACCTTCCTGGTGTTCAGCGACTACATGCGCCCGGCGGTACGGCTCGCCGCGCTGATGAAGCTGCCGGTGACGTACGTCTGGACGCACGACTCGATCGGCCTCGGCGAGGACGGGCCGACCCACCAGCCGGTCGAGCACCTGACCGCGCTGCGGGCCATTCCCGGGCTCGACGTGATCCGGCCGGCCGACGCCAACGAGACCGCCTGGGCCTGGCGGCGGGCGCTGGAGCAGACCGACCGGCCGGCCGCGCTGGCGCTGAGCCGGCAGCCGCTGCCGACGCTTGACCGCAGCGAACTGGCCGGGGCCGACCAGACGGCCAAGGGCGGTTACGTGCTGGCCGAGGCGTCGAACGCGCAGCCGGAGGTGATCCTCATGGGCACCGGTTCCGAGGTGCAGCTCTGCCTCACCGCCCGGGACCGGCTGGAGGCCGATGGCACCCCGACCCGGGTCGTCTCGATGCCCTGCCAGGAGTGGTTCCGGGAGCAGGACTCGGCCTACCAGGAATCCGTGCTCCCCCGCGACGTCAAGGCCCGGGTCAGCGTCGAGGCCGGCATCGCGATGTCCTGGCGCGACCTGATCGGCGACGCCGGCGAGGCCGTGAGCCTGGAGCACTACGGCGCGAGCGCGCCGCACACCGTGCTCTTCGAGCAGTTCGGATTCACCCCCGACCGGATCGTGGCGGCCGCGCACGCGTCGCTGACCCGGATCGGTTCCATCACTGGTACGACCACCGGAAACTAA
- the sufC gene encoding Fe-S cluster assembly ATPase SufC, with translation MSVLEIRDLQVSVKLPDGELKPILAGVDLTVRAGETHAIMGPNGSGKSTLAYSIAGHPKYQITSGEVLLDGTDVLSMTVDERARAGLFLAMQYPVEVPGVSVANFLRTAKTAVDGEAPKLRTWAGELRGAMERLQMDPAMAQRNVNEGFSGGEKKRHEIVQLELLAPKVAILDETDSGLDIDALRVVSEGVNRVRETGQTGLLLITHYTRILRYIKPDFVHVFVAGRIVEQGGPELAEKLEAEGYERYVAGAGTARA, from the coding sequence ATGAGTGTTCTTGAGATCCGTGACCTGCAGGTGTCGGTCAAGCTGCCCGACGGCGAGCTGAAGCCGATCCTGGCCGGAGTCGACCTCACCGTGCGGGCGGGGGAGACTCACGCGATCATGGGCCCGAACGGGTCCGGTAAGTCGACCCTGGCCTACTCGATCGCCGGCCACCCGAAGTACCAGATCACCAGCGGCGAGGTGCTGCTCGACGGCACCGACGTGCTGTCGATGACCGTGGACGAGCGGGCCCGCGCCGGCCTCTTCCTGGCGATGCAGTACCCGGTCGAGGTGCCCGGGGTGTCGGTGGCGAACTTCCTGCGTACCGCGAAGACGGCGGTGGACGGCGAGGCGCCGAAGCTGCGTACCTGGGCCGGCGAGCTGCGCGGCGCGATGGAGCGGCTGCAGATGGACCCCGCGATGGCCCAGCGCAACGTGAACGAGGGCTTCTCCGGCGGTGAGAAGAAGCGGCACGAGATCGTCCAGCTCGAGCTGCTCGCGCCGAAGGTGGCCATCCTCGACGAGACCGACTCCGGGCTCGACATCGACGCCCTGCGGGTGGTCAGCGAGGGAGTCAACCGGGTCCGCGAGACCGGACAGACCGGCCTGCTGCTGATCACCCACTACACCCGGATCCTGCGCTACATCAAGCCCGACTTCGTGCACGTCTTCGTGGCCGGCCGGATCGTCGAGCAGGGTGGCCCGGAGCTGGCCGAGAAGCTGGAGGCCGAGGGCTACGAGCGGTACGTCGCCGGCGCCGGCACGGCCCGGGCCTGA